The proteins below come from a single Candidatus Alcyoniella australis genomic window:
- a CDS encoding RNA polymerase factor sigma-32: MSDEKQKATQENTSDDVEVIPPTDSSDHGGKPAEPFPTIDKKGEQVGLVSLTPLQRYLAEVRRFPLLTREQEKDLAVRLFEKNDAEAAYRLVVSNLRLVVKIAMDFRRAFVNVLDLIQEGNIGLMQAVSKYDPYRGTKLSSYAAWWIKAYILRYILNNWRMVKAGTTQAQRKLFYNLQKEKERLSAMGIEPSAQLIAKQLDVPTREVVEMEKRMERPEMSLDAPLSRDGSGTAMDLIPARTQQPDELVEKADQAQRVSDLLEEFSLTLNEKESFIYRNRMLAEDPMTLQEIGDEYDISRERVRQIEKKLMSKLKDFMVQNDFEY, encoded by the coding sequence ATGTCGGACGAAAAGCAGAAAGCAACGCAGGAAAATACCAGCGATGACGTGGAGGTAATACCTCCTACGGATTCGTCCGACCACGGCGGCAAACCGGCCGAGCCGTTTCCGACGATAGACAAAAAGGGCGAGCAGGTCGGCCTGGTCTCGCTGACCCCGCTGCAGCGCTACTTGGCCGAGGTCCGGCGTTTTCCGCTGCTCACGCGCGAGCAGGAGAAAGATCTGGCCGTGCGGCTGTTTGAAAAGAACGACGCCGAGGCCGCCTACCGATTGGTGGTGAGCAATTTACGGTTAGTAGTAAAAATCGCCATGGACTTCCGCCGGGCGTTCGTCAACGTGCTCGACCTGATTCAGGAGGGGAACATCGGCCTGATGCAGGCGGTGTCCAAGTACGATCCCTACCGCGGCACCAAGCTCTCGAGCTACGCCGCGTGGTGGATCAAGGCCTACATCCTGCGCTACATCCTCAACAACTGGCGGATGGTCAAGGCCGGTACGACCCAGGCCCAGCGCAAGCTGTTCTACAATCTGCAGAAAGAGAAGGAGCGGCTCTCGGCGATGGGCATCGAGCCCAGCGCGCAGCTGATCGCCAAGCAGCTCGACGTGCCCACCCGCGAGGTGGTCGAGATGGAGAAGCGCATGGAGCGGCCCGAGATGTCGCTCGACGCTCCGCTGTCCCGGGACGGCAGCGGCACGGCGATGGACCTGATTCCCGCCAGAACGCAGCAGCCCGACGAGCTGGTCGAAAAAGCCGACCAGGCCCAGCGCGTCAGCGATCTGCTCGAGGAGTTCAGCCTGACCCTGAATGAGAAGGAGAGCTTCATCTATCGCAATCGGATGCTCGCCGAGGACCCGATGACCCTGCAGGAGATCGGCGACGAATACGACATCAGCCGCGAGCGCGTGCGCCAGATCGAGAAGAAGCTGATGTCCAAGCTCAAGGACTTCATGGTACAAAATGATTTTGAATACTGA